A single Vigna radiata var. radiata cultivar VC1973A chromosome 8, Vradiata_ver6, whole genome shotgun sequence DNA region contains:
- the LOC106772242 gene encoding isoliquiritigenin 2'-O-methyltransferase, giving the protein MGESTVVSTNNLFTTCPKKCDEGARLSAMLLSTTVVYPAVLNAAIELNLFEIIAKGTPHGSFMSSHEIASKLPNQHPDLPNRLDRMLRLLASYSVLTSSTRTTQHGATETVXGLSQIGQYYAPDATRGYFASFASFLSCPALSPLWLNFKEAVVDADVDLFKKLHGVTTYQYMEKNPKMXEIFNKSMAXXCVTDMNRILDIYXGFEGISTLVDVGGGNGQNLKMIVSKYPSIKGINFDLPQVIENAPLLSGVEHVGGDMFARVPEGDAMTLKAVLHNWSDEKCVEILSNCRKALSRDGKVVVLEFIMPEKPEATEQSQLVSSLDNLMFITAGGKERTEKEYENLCKLAGFSKFNVACHASSGPGVMEFYK; this is encoded by the exons ATGGGAGAATCCACTGTTGTTAGCACCAATAACCTCTTTACAACTTGTCCCAAAAAATGTGATGAAGGTGCTCGTCTATCTGCAATGTTGCTTAGTACTACTGTGGTGTACCCTGCAGTCCTGAATGCTGCCATTGAGCTCAACCTGTTTGAGATCATAGCCAAGGGAACACCACACGGTTCATTCATGTCATCTCATGAAATTGCTTCTAAGCTCCCAAACCAGCACCCTGACTTGCCCAATAGGCTTGATCGCATGCTGCGTTTGCTTGCTAGTTATTCTGTTCTTACCAGTTCTACACGCACCACACAACACGGTGCCACTGAGACAGTTTANGGNCTCTCACAAATTGGACAATACTATGCCCCTGATGCAACTAGAGGCTACTTCGCTTCTTTTGCATCCTTTCTCTCTTGTCCTGCACTCTCACCACTTTG GCTGAATTTCAAGGAAGCNGTGGTTGATGCAGACGTTGATTTGTTCAAGAAACTTCATGGNGTAACAACGTACCAGTACATGGAAAAGAATCCAAAAATGAANGAAATTTTTAACAAGTCTATGGCGGANNTGTGCGTAACAGATATGAATAGAATACTTGACATATATANTGGATTTGAGGGAATATCAACGTTGGTTGATGTNGGAGGTGGAAATGGACAAAACCTGAAAATGATAGTCTCCAAATACCCTTCaattaaaggaattaattttgaTCTGCCCCAAGTCATTGAGAATGCACCACTGCTATCAG GGGTTGAGCATGTTGGAGGAGATATGTTTGCAAGAGTTCCAGAAGGTGACGCCATGACACTAAAG GCTGTGTTGCACAATTGGTCTGATGAGAAGTGCGTAGAAATTTTGAGCAATTGTCGCAAAGCACTGTCTAGAGATGGGAAGGTGGTTGTTCTGGAGTTCATAATGCCAGAAAAACCAGAAGCAACTGAACAATCTCAGCTTGTTTCGAGCCTGGACAACCTTATGTTTATCACAGCTGGTGGAAAGGAAAGAACTGAGAAAGAGTACGAGAATTTGTGCAAGCTCGCTGGTTTCTCAAAATTTAATGTTGCTTGTCATGCGTCGTCTGGGCCGGGAGTGATGGAATTCTACAAATAG